The following proteins come from a genomic window of Oscillatoria salina IIICB1:
- a CDS encoding DUF1517 domain-containing protein, with product MLKKLLPKFKPLLKSLLVVGLIFTLVFSHAPDALAARSGGRIGGGSFRAPSRTYSPPGGGYRAPGGGYGYPGGGFGFPFLFPFFGIGGGFGGLFTILIFLAIANFIVRSFRNSGISGGDGAISYSNPKVSVAKVQVGLLSDARNLQKELNDLGRTANTDTAAGRALVLQEASLALLRHPEYWVYGATESDLANLDSAEAKFNQLALGERSKFTEETLSNVEGQLRQASKPALNQGNGELATQIPQEPGEYIVVTVVVGVEGKLDLPQINSADDLRQALREIGGVGSDRLLAVEVLWTPQAEGDTLTTDDILAGYPDLKLV from the coding sequence ATGCTAAAGAAACTACTTCCCAAATTTAAACCGCTTTTAAAATCTTTGTTAGTCGTTGGACTGATTTTCACACTCGTATTTTCTCACGCCCCAGATGCTTTAGCTGCCAGAAGTGGCGGGCGTATTGGTGGCGGTTCATTCCGCGCACCAAGTCGGACTTATTCTCCTCCAGGCGGTGGTTATCGCGCCCCAGGAGGTGGCTACGGCTATCCGGGAGGCGGATTTGGCTTTCCGTTTTTGTTTCCCTTCTTCGGGATTGGAGGGGGATTTGGCGGGCTATTTACAATTTTGATATTTTTGGCGATCGCCAATTTTATTGTTCGCAGTTTCCGCAATAGCGGTATTTCTGGTGGCGATGGTGCAATTAGTTACAGCAACCCGAAAGTTTCTGTCGCTAAAGTACAAGTGGGGCTTTTATCCGATGCTCGTAACCTACAAAAAGAGTTAAACGATCTCGGACGTACTGCTAATACCGATACTGCTGCGGGTCGTGCTTTAGTCTTACAAGAAGCAAGTTTGGCTTTATTGCGTCACCCGGAATATTGGGTTTATGGTGCAACTGAATCCGATCTCGCTAATTTAGATTCAGCAGAAGCTAAATTTAATCAGTTAGCTTTAGGTGAACGCAGTAAGTTTACCGAAGAAACACTTTCTAACGTTGAAGGTCAACTCAGACAAGCCTCTAAACCAGCATTAAATCAAGGTAACGGCGAATTAGCAACCCAAATTCCCCAAGAACCAGGAGAATATATTGTTGTTACCGTGGTAGTTGGTGTCGAAGGAAAACTCGACTTACCGCAGATTAATAGCGCCGATGACTTACGTCAAGCGTTACGAGAAATTGGTGGAGTTGGTAGCGATCGCCTTCTTGCTGTGGAAGTTCTGTGGACTCCCCAAGCTGAAGGTGATACTTTAACCACTGATGATATTTTGGCTGGATATCCCGATCTGAAGCTTGTTTAA
- the thiS gene encoding sulfur carrier protein ThiS: MSEATKQVTLQVNGDPVTCNAQISLPELLQQLNFNPRLVAVEYNGEILHRQNWSDTQIQQGDRLEIVTIVGGG, encoded by the coding sequence ATGTCTGAAGCTACAAAACAAGTTACTCTCCAAGTTAACGGCGATCCTGTTACCTGTAACGCCCAAATTAGTTTGCCGGAACTGCTACAGCAACTAAATTTTAATCCGCGTTTGGTGGCAGTGGAGTACAATGGCGAGATTTTGCATCGGCAAAATTGGTCAGATACACAAATACAGCAAGGCGATCGCTTGGAAATCGTTACCATTGTTGGTGGTGGCTGA
- a CDS encoding thiamine phosphate synthase has translation MGEQYNQGRGQERAIYRILDANLDRAREGLRIVEEWCRFGLESSPMALECKEMRQELASWHTSELRAARDTPGDPGTELSHPREEQRSSLDQLLQANLCRIEEALRVLEEYGKLYKPQMGTACKQLRYRVYSLESSLLAYPRHQQLKNALLYLVTSPSEQLFSVVEAALQGGLSLVQYRHKEADDTVKLAQARKLRQLCHHYGALFIINDRPDLAIAVDADGVHLGQQDIPIALARHLLGSRKIIGRSTTNPEEMQKAIAEGADYIGVGPVYETPTKQGKAATGFDYIRHAAQNSPIPWFAIGGIDPNNLNDVLNAGATRVAVVRAIMQAEQPGLVTQYFLSQLTKRQTLRRLEAKS, from the coding sequence ATGGGCGAACAATATAACCAGGGTAGAGGACAAGAACGAGCAATTTATCGTATTCTCGATGCTAATCTAGACCGTGCTAGGGAAGGTTTGCGGATTGTTGAGGAATGGTGTCGTTTTGGGCTAGAGTCGAGTCCAATGGCACTCGAATGTAAGGAAATGCGCCAAGAGTTAGCCAGTTGGCATACTTCGGAGTTACGAGCAGCGCGAGATACTCCGGGCGATCCTGGTACAGAATTATCTCATCCGAGGGAAGAACAACGTTCGAGTCTTGACCAATTGTTACAGGCGAATTTGTGTCGGATTGAGGAAGCTTTGCGGGTTTTGGAAGAATATGGGAAGCTGTATAAACCGCAGATGGGAACAGCCTGTAAGCAACTGCGCTATCGAGTTTATAGTCTCGAAAGTAGTTTATTAGCTTATCCACGCCACCAGCAGCTTAAAAATGCTTTGCTGTATTTGGTAACTTCTCCTTCGGAACAATTGTTTAGTGTTGTAGAAGCGGCGCTGCAAGGGGGATTAAGTTTAGTTCAATATCGCCATAAAGAAGCTGACGATACAGTAAAACTAGCTCAAGCGAGAAAATTACGTCAGTTGTGCCATCACTACGGAGCTTTATTTATTATTAACGATCGCCCGGATTTAGCGATCGCTGTGGATGCTGATGGAGTTCATTTGGGACAACAAGATATACCAATTGCACTCGCAAGACATTTGTTAGGCTCAAGAAAAATTATCGGTCGTTCGACGACAAATCCTGAAGAAATGCAAAAAGCGATCGCTGAAGGTGCGGATTATATTGGTGTTGGACCTGTTTATGAAACGCCAACTAAGCAGGGAAAAGCGGCTACTGGCTTTGATTATATTCGCCATGCTGCCCAAAATTCTCCTATCCCTTGGTTTGCGATCGGTGGTATAGATCCAAATAATTTAAATGATGTTTTAAATGCTGGGGCGACACGAGTAGCTGTTGTTCGTGCGATTATGCAAGCAGAACAACCAGGCTTAGTAACTCAATATTTTCTCTCTCAACTAACGAAAAGACAAACTCTCCGTCGTTTAGAAGCAAAAAGTTAA
- a CDS encoding thiaminase II/PqqC family protein yields MTFTCSELLEKHPQAWQQATVHPFLAGCKSGTIQDSQFDTWLVQDYLFVIEFTRFVARVLANAPADNFEIILGGLSALKAELNWFQTQAKERKLTLETDKQPTCQEYCEYLEELADKSYPVQATAFWAIELAYNQAWQLPGKMSPAYQEFSDRWGNPDFTEYVQFLEKQADRALFTAKPSEQQQAQVAFLQIAHLEKDFWQMAFNAS; encoded by the coding sequence ATGACCTTTACCTGCTCTGAACTACTGGAAAAACATCCTCAAGCTTGGCAACAAGCTACGGTACACCCTTTTTTGGCAGGATGCAAGTCTGGCACAATTCAAGATTCTCAGTTTGATACTTGGCTGGTACAAGATTATTTGTTTGTGATTGAGTTTACTCGCTTTGTGGCACGAGTTTTAGCCAACGCTCCTGCGGATAATTTTGAGATAATTTTAGGGGGGTTAAGTGCTTTAAAAGCCGAACTGAATTGGTTTCAAACTCAAGCAAAAGAACGAAAATTAACTCTAGAAACTGACAAACAGCCTACTTGTCAAGAATACTGTGAGTATCTCGAAGAACTGGCTGATAAATCTTATCCGGTGCAAGCGACAGCATTTTGGGCGATCGAACTGGCTTATAATCAAGCTTGGCAGCTACCCGGAAAAATGAGTCCAGCTTATCAAGAGTTTAGCGATCGCTGGGGTAATCCTGATTTTACTGAATATGTTCAATTCCTGGAAAAACAAGCAGATCGAGCTTTATTTACTGCTAAGCCATCCGAACAACAGCAAGCACAAGTAGCTTTTCTCCAAATAGCTCATTTAGAAAAAGACTTCTGGCAAATGGCTTTTAATGCCAGCTAG
- a CDS encoding TIGR04168 family protein, whose protein sequence is MSDRENQQIKIAVVGDVHEQWEPEDELALKHLGVDLVLFVGDFGNESVEVVRAIANLTLPKAAVMGNHDAWYTATNWGRKRSPYDHSSEDWVQQQLDLLGEAHVGYGKLDLPQLQLSVVGSRPFTWGGSEWRSKEFYQSRYNVNNFAESTMRIVAAAESTMYDTVIFLGHNGPAGLGDKPEDTCGRDWNPQGGDFGDPDLTEAIAKVRSFGKNIPLVTFGHMHHRLRHTEERLRTIVNQDTQGTVYLNSARVPRIITNEDEKLRNFSIVSLSNRVVTEISLIWLKSDFSIVSKEILYQIQEVSTV, encoded by the coding sequence ATGAGCGATCGCGAAAATCAGCAGATAAAAATTGCTGTGGTTGGGGATGTACACGAGCAGTGGGAACCAGAAGATGAATTAGCCTTAAAACATCTAGGTGTCGATCTAGTCTTATTTGTCGGCGATTTTGGGAATGAGTCGGTAGAAGTTGTCCGCGCGATCGCTAATCTGACTCTTCCTAAAGCCGCAGTGATGGGTAATCATGATGCTTGGTATACTGCAACTAATTGGGGTCGCAAGCGCAGTCCTTATGACCATAGCAGCGAAGATTGGGTACAACAACAGCTAGATTTGTTGGGTGAAGCTCATGTAGGCTACGGTAAGTTAGATTTGCCTCAGTTACAATTATCGGTGGTAGGGAGTCGTCCTTTTACTTGGGGTGGTTCTGAGTGGAGAAGCAAAGAATTTTACCAATCGCGCTACAACGTGAATAATTTTGCTGAATCGACGATGCGAATTGTGGCTGCGGCGGAATCTACGATGTATGATACAGTGATTTTTCTTGGTCACAACGGTCCAGCAGGTTTAGGAGACAAACCAGAAGATACTTGTGGACGAGACTGGAATCCTCAAGGTGGTGATTTTGGCGACCCCGATTTGACAGAAGCGATCGCGAAAGTGCGTTCTTTCGGGAAAAATATACCTTTAGTTACTTTCGGTCATATGCACCATCGGCTGCGCCATACTGAGGAAAGATTACGCACGATCGTTAATCAAGATACTCAGGGAACCGTTTATCTTAATTCTGCCCGCGTACCCAGAATTATTACCAACGAAGATGAGAAACTACGGAATTTCTCGATTGTTAGCTTGTCAAATCGCGTAGTTACAGAGATTTCGCTGATTTGGCTAAAATCAGATTTCAGTATCGTCTCCAAAGAAATTCTTTATCAGATTCAAGAAGTTTCGACGGTTTGA
- the hflX gene encoding GTPase HflX, whose translation MSERLAAISTEIAQPVCAYFNRRGQVIRVGVGSPRQTRIPPLELPRYGAERLSGVRCIATKLKPEAPKESSLTAMAIQRLDALVMLTLTGGGKQRRGGGATGYVKQAYLAHLLPQPEIELEQRFYWTVSPPLSLEAIAKQDFLDLVEGLEAEFRREYVAQEVDGSRERVLVVGLMTDEISPLQFENGLAEVSRLVETAGGEVLQTIHQKRSRPHPQTVIGAGKVQEIALLVQTLGTNLVVFNRDLSPAQVRNLEKQFGVRVVDRTEVILDIFAQRAQSRAGKLQVELAQLEYMLPRLTGRGEAMSRLGGGIGTRGPGETKLETERRAIQRRISRLQKEVNQLQAHRSRLRQRRQKQEVPSIAIVGYTNAGKSTLINALTNAEVYTADQLFATLDPTTRRLPVPDAIAGEPLTILLTDTVGFIHELPPALVDSFRATLEEVTEADALLHLVDLSHPAWQSQIRSVTSILAEMPETPGPALIVFNKIDCVDSETLAIAQEEFPLAVFISASDRLGLETLRQKLGQLVHYAVASVRRSGVD comes from the coding sequence TTGTCTGAGCGACTGGCAGCAATTAGCACAGAAATTGCTCAACCAGTTTGTGCGTATTTCAATCGCCGGGGACAAGTAATTCGAGTCGGAGTTGGTTCTCCTCGTCAAACTAGAATACCACCTCTGGAATTACCCCGTTATGGTGCAGAACGCTTGTCTGGCGTTCGCTGTATCGCGACAAAATTAAAGCCAGAAGCACCAAAAGAGTCTAGTTTAACCGCAATGGCTATCCAACGCTTAGATGCTTTAGTAATGCTTACCCTTACAGGTGGTGGTAAACAGCGTCGTGGAGGTGGTGCAACGGGCTACGTTAAACAAGCATATCTCGCTCACCTGTTACCTCAACCGGAAATAGAACTAGAGCAAAGATTTTACTGGACTGTTTCCCCACCACTAAGTTTAGAGGCGATCGCTAAACAAGATTTTCTCGACTTAGTAGAAGGGTTAGAAGCTGAATTTCGTCGCGAGTACGTTGCTCAAGAAGTTGATGGATCTCGCGAACGAGTGCTAGTAGTAGGTTTGATGACCGATGAAATTTCACCCCTTCAGTTTGAGAATGGTTTAGCTGAAGTAAGCAGGTTAGTTGAGACTGCGGGAGGAGAAGTTTTACAGACAATTCACCAAAAGCGATCGCGTCCTCATCCCCAAACGGTTATCGGTGCTGGTAAAGTTCAAGAAATTGCTTTGCTTGTCCAAACTCTCGGTACTAATTTGGTCGTATTCAATCGCGATCTCTCCCCAGCCCAAGTCCGCAACCTGGAAAAACAATTCGGCGTGCGTGTGGTAGACCGTACTGAGGTAATTTTAGACATTTTTGCCCAACGCGCTCAATCTCGTGCAGGTAAATTACAAGTAGAACTTGCCCAGTTAGAGTATATGTTGCCTCGTCTCACAGGTCGAGGTGAAGCAATGTCTCGTTTGGGTGGTGGTATCGGTACCAGAGGACCTGGAGAAACTAAATTAGAAACTGAACGCCGTGCTATTCAACGTCGGATCTCGCGCTTGCAAAAAGAAGTTAACCAATTACAAGCACATCGTTCTCGTTTACGTCAGCGTCGTCAAAAACAAGAAGTTCCTAGCATCGCTATTGTTGGTTATACGAACGCGGGTAAATCTACTTTAATTAATGCCCTAACGAACGCGGAAGTTTACACCGCCGACCAACTTTTTGCTACTCTTGACCCGACTACAAGGCGTTTACCTGTTCCCGATGCGATCGCCGGAGAACCGCTTACAATTCTACTCACGGATACTGTCGGATTTATTCACGAGTTACCACCAGCTTTAGTCGATTCTTTCCGAGCAACCCTAGAAGAAGTTACTGAAGCTGATGCACTGCTACACCTTGTAGACTTATCTCATCCCGCATGGCAAAGTCAGATTCGTTCTGTCACCAGTATTTTAGCCGAAATGCCGGAAACCCCAGGCCCTGCTTTGATTGTCTTTAATAAAATTGACTGCGTAGACAGCGAAACCTTAGCTATAGCACAAGAAGAGTTTCCTTTAGCCGTGTTTATTTCGGCAAGCGATCGCCTCGGTTTAGAAACTCTCCGTCAAAAGTTAGGTCAGCTTGTCCATTATGCTGTTGCTTCTGTTCGGCGATCGGGTGTAGATTGA
- the hisD gene encoding histidinol dehydrogenase — MLRIITRATDAQSELRRIGDRTHNDEILYKEATVREILQKVKRLGDRAVLDYTAEFDGLTLNSEELRVSGSELDAAYQQVDQELLAAIQLANRKITAFHRKRIPKSWVEFAEDEVVLGKRYTPVDRAGLYVPGGRASYPSTVLMNAIPAKVAGVPRIIMITPPGKEKKINPAVLVAAQEAGVTEIYKVGGAQAIAALAYGTDTIPKVDVITGPGNIYVTLAKKLVYGTVGIDSLAGPSEVLIIADSNANPVHVATDLLAQAEHDPLAAAILLTTDPKLAAKVQQEVSNQLQNHERRILTEKAIAHYGLIVVVDSLEVAAELSNLFAPEHLELEVEDPWALSELIRHAGAIFLGNSTPEAVGDYLAGPNHTLPTSGAARYASALGVETFMKHSSLIQYSPTALKKVSSAIQALAEAEGLPSHADSVRRRTEG, encoded by the coding sequence ATGTTGCGAATCATCACTCGTGCAACTGATGCACAAAGCGAACTGCGGCGGATTGGCGATCGCACTCACAATGACGAGATTCTCTACAAAGAGGCTACCGTTCGCGAAATCCTCCAAAAGGTAAAACGTCTGGGAGATCGAGCCGTCCTAGACTATACAGCAGAGTTTGACGGGCTTACTCTCAATTCGGAAGAATTGCGCGTGAGCGGTTCGGAACTAGATGCTGCTTATCAACAAGTAGATCAAGAGTTACTGGCGGCAATTCAGCTTGCTAATAGGAAAATAACGGCTTTTCACCGCAAACGAATCCCGAAATCTTGGGTGGAGTTTGCGGAAGATGAAGTCGTGCTAGGCAAGCGCTACACCCCGGTAGATCGCGCAGGGTTATATGTACCGGGTGGTAGGGCATCTTATCCGAGTACGGTACTAATGAACGCAATTCCGGCGAAAGTTGCCGGAGTGCCGCGGATTATTATGATAACTCCACCAGGAAAAGAGAAAAAAATTAACCCTGCTGTCCTAGTAGCTGCCCAAGAAGCAGGAGTTACAGAAATTTACAAAGTCGGTGGCGCGCAGGCGATCGCGGCTTTGGCTTACGGTACGGATACGATTCCGAAGGTAGATGTAATTACAGGTCCAGGTAACATCTACGTGACTCTGGCGAAAAAGCTGGTTTACGGTACTGTGGGGATCGACTCGTTAGCTGGACCATCAGAAGTGCTGATTATCGCTGATAGTAATGCTAATCCAGTTCACGTGGCTACCGATCTCTTAGCACAAGCAGAACACGATCCCTTAGCGGCAGCAATTTTATTAACCACCGACCCCAAACTAGCGGCGAAAGTACAACAAGAAGTGAGTAATCAACTGCAAAATCACGAGCGTCGGATTCTCACCGAAAAAGCGATCGCGCACTATGGTTTGATTGTCGTTGTCGATTCTTTAGAAGTCGCGGCGGAACTCTCTAACTTATTCGCACCAGAACACTTGGAATTAGAAGTTGAAGATCCTTGGGCGTTAAGCGAATTAATTCGTCACGCTGGCGCAATTTTCTTAGGTAACTCTACTCCGGAAGCGGTAGGAGATTATCTTGCAGGTCCAAATCACACTTTACCAACTTCCGGTGCTGCTCGTTATGCCTCTGCTTTAGGCGTAGAAACGTTTATGAAGCATTCGAGTTTAATTCAATATTCACCGACAGCCTTGAAAAAAGTGTCTTCAGCGATTCAAGCTTTAGCTGAGGCTGAAGGTTTACCTTCTCACGCTGATTCAGTACGGCGACGGACTGAGGGTTAA
- the rpsT gene encoding 30S ribosomal protein S20, with protein MANSKSAIKRIQIAERNRQRNKTYKSGVRTLMKKYFGAVEEYAANPTPEKMEQVKQAMAAAYSKIDKAVKRGVLHSNNGARKKSRLARALKRVTGSSEQQPA; from the coding sequence GTGGCTAATTCTAAGTCTGCAATCAAACGAATCCAAATTGCCGAGCGCAACCGACAGCGAAACAAAACTTATAAGTCAGGGGTAAGAACTCTGATGAAAAAATATTTTGGTGCTGTAGAAGAGTACGCGGCGAATCCTACTCCAGAAAAAATGGAGCAAGTGAAACAAGCAATGGCGGCAGCATACAGCAAAATAGATAAAGCAGTAAAGCGGGGAGTATTACACAGCAACAATGGTGCAAGAAAAAAATCTCGTTTGGCAAGAGCTTTAAAGCGAGTAACGGGATCTTCCGAACAACAGCCTGCCTAA
- a CDS encoding TatD family hydrolase — protein MELIDTHVHINFDVYQGELEALSTRWREAKVVKLVHSCVHPKEFAKTQALANRFPELYLAVGLHPLEADKANAQTLQEIPKLAASDPRVVAIGEIGLDFYKAENHEQQKKVFIEQAAIARQLGLPVIIHCREASAALRDLLLTRDEKQQLRGVMHCWSGTVEETKWFLDLGFYISFSGIVTFKNATQVQESLKIVPSDRLLIETDCPFLAPVPKRGKRNEPSYVQYIAEQAAKLRGVSLEKLAAQTTKNARSIFGFSLTQSHDRHKHAD, from the coding sequence ATGGAGTTGATAGACACCCACGTTCATATTAATTTTGACGTATATCAAGGGGAGTTAGAAGCGCTATCGACGCGCTGGCGGGAAGCAAAAGTAGTCAAGTTGGTGCATTCCTGCGTTCACCCAAAAGAGTTTGCTAAGACTCAAGCACTAGCAAATCGATTTCCAGAACTGTATTTAGCAGTAGGATTGCATCCTCTGGAAGCAGACAAAGCAAACGCTCAAACTCTCCAGGAAATCCCAAAATTAGCTGCATCAGATCCGCGAGTAGTAGCCATCGGAGAAATCGGACTTGATTTTTACAAAGCAGAAAACCACGAGCAGCAAAAAAAAGTATTTATCGAGCAAGCAGCGATCGCGCGCCAACTTGGGCTACCTGTAATTATCCACTGTCGGGAAGCATCAGCAGCACTGCGAGATTTATTGCTGACAAGGGATGAAAAACAGCAACTGCGAGGAGTAATGCACTGCTGGAGCGGTACAGTAGAAGAAACAAAATGGTTTTTAGACTTAGGATTTTACATCAGTTTTAGTGGCATAGTCACGTTTAAAAATGCCACTCAGGTACAAGAATCGCTCAAAATAGTTCCTAGCGATCGCCTTTTAATCGAAACCGACTGTCCCTTTTTAGCACCAGTTCCCAAACGAGGCAAGCGTAATGAACCATCCTACGTCCAATATATCGCCGAACAAGCTGCCAAACTGCGCGGCGTATCTTTAGAAAAATTAGCAGCTCAAACAACCAAAAATGCTCGCTCTATTTTTGGTTTTTCCCTAACTCAGTCCCACGATCGCCATAAACACGCCGATTGA